A portion of the Streptomyces sp. NBC_00376 genome contains these proteins:
- a CDS encoding NAD(P)-binding domain-containing protein produces MTNTADLPVVVIGAGPAGLAAAAHLVERGIEPLVLEAGPAAASAVRDWSHVRLFSTWGEVTEPAAEKLLAPTGWTKPDAATYPTGGDWAEQYLQPLADVLGECVRLGATVTGVSRTGRDRIVDADRETQPFVVHFTTADGGEERVFARAVIDASGTWTAPGPAGASGLPALGEKTAADRITYRVPDLKNPAVRDRYAGKRTAVIGSGASAFTALATLADLAQEEPGTHAVWILRRGISGSTFGGGTADQLPARGALGLAAKAAVDNGHADAVTGFRTEAIDRDEDGRLILAGEDGRRLDPVDEAIVLTGFRPDLSFLSEIRLGLDERLQAPTELAPLIDPNQHSCGTVYPHGHRELSHPEPGIYLVGMKSYGRAPTFLAMTGYEQVRSVTAAIAGDTESAGRVELTLPETGVCGGAGLFDAAATDQADAGGCCTTPAPALVQIGLATSPPTAAAADEPSSGGCC; encoded by the coding sequence ATGACCAACACTGCAGACCTGCCGGTCGTCGTCATCGGCGCCGGCCCCGCCGGGTTGGCCGCCGCCGCCCACCTGGTCGAGCGCGGCATCGAACCGCTGGTCCTGGAGGCAGGACCGGCCGCCGCCTCCGCAGTACGTGACTGGTCACATGTGCGGCTGTTCTCCACCTGGGGCGAGGTCACCGAACCGGCCGCAGAGAAGCTCCTGGCCCCGACCGGCTGGACCAAGCCCGACGCGGCCACCTACCCGACCGGCGGGGACTGGGCCGAGCAGTACCTCCAGCCCCTGGCCGACGTCCTGGGCGAGTGCGTCCGCTTGGGCGCCACTGTCACCGGGGTATCGCGCACCGGCCGCGACCGCATCGTCGACGCCGACCGCGAGACCCAGCCCTTCGTCGTCCACTTCACCACCGCCGACGGCGGTGAGGAGCGTGTCTTCGCCCGCGCGGTCATCGACGCCTCCGGCACCTGGACCGCCCCCGGCCCGGCCGGGGCCAGCGGCCTGCCCGCCCTCGGCGAGAAGACGGCAGCCGACCGCATCACCTACCGCGTCCCCGACCTCAAGAACCCGGCCGTCCGCGACCGCTACGCGGGCAAGCGCACCGCCGTCATCGGCTCCGGCGCCTCCGCGTTCACCGCCCTGGCCACCCTCGCCGACCTCGCGCAGGAAGAGCCCGGCACACACGCGGTGTGGATCCTGCGCCGTGGCATCAGCGGCTCCACCTTCGGCGGCGGCACCGCCGATCAGCTCCCCGCCCGCGGCGCCCTCGGCCTGGCCGCGAAGGCCGCCGTCGACAACGGCCACGCCGACGCGGTCACCGGCTTCCGCACCGAGGCCATCGACCGTGACGAGGACGGCCGCCTGATCCTGGCCGGTGAGGACGGACGCCGCCTCGACCCGGTCGACGAGGCCATCGTCCTGACCGGCTTCCGCCCCGACCTGTCCTTCCTCTCCGAGATCCGCCTCGGCCTCGACGAACGCCTCCAGGCTCCCACCGAGCTCGCCCCGCTCATCGACCCCAACCAGCACTCCTGCGGCACCGTCTACCCCCACGGCCACCGCGAACTCTCCCACCCCGAACCCGGCATCTACCTGGTCGGCATGAAGTCCTACGGCCGCGCCCCGACCTTCCTGGCCATGACCGGCTACGAGCAGGTCCGCTCCGTCACCGCCGCCATCGCCGGGGACACCGAGTCCGCCGGCCGCGTCGAACTAACCCTCCCCGAAACCGGAGTCTGCGGCGGCGCCGGACTCTTCGACGCCGCGGCCACCGATCAAGCCGACGCCGGAGGATGCTGCACCACTCCGGCACCCGCACTCGTACAGATCGGCCTCGCCACCTCTCCGCCGACAGCTGCCGCTGCCGACGAACCGTCGTCCGGCGGCTGCTGCTGA
- a CDS encoding ArsR/SmtB family transcription factor: MSKSEIAELPVLDAGTVVPCCPPITAGELSQDDAEKMAVMFKALSDPVRLRLFSKVASHPGGEACVCDISDVGVSQPTVSHHLKKLREAGLLTSERRGTWVYYQVAPSVVAAMSAMLDLRS, translated from the coding sequence ATGTCGAAGTCAGAGATTGCGGAGCTGCCGGTCCTCGACGCGGGGACTGTGGTGCCGTGCTGCCCGCCGATCACTGCTGGGGAGCTGTCGCAGGACGACGCGGAGAAGATGGCCGTCATGTTCAAGGCGCTGTCCGACCCGGTGCGGTTGCGCCTGTTCTCCAAGGTCGCCTCGCATCCGGGCGGTGAGGCGTGCGTGTGCGACATCTCCGACGTCGGCGTCTCCCAGCCGACCGTCTCCCATCACCTGAAGAAGCTGCGCGAGGCCGGCCTGCTGACCTCGGAGCGGCGCGGGACCTGGGTGTACTACCAGGTCGCGCCGTCCGTTGTGGCGGCCATGTCCGCCATGCTCGACCTGCGCTCCTGA
- a CDS encoding ArsR/SmtB family transcription factor has product MTENSVETSAMDPATAGFLKALASETLQKVMQQFTGGIELTVGEIAQRCALTPSTASEHLSLLHGGGLVVSRKEGKQVYYRGPTVPPWRSASPRSRRIWRAAARPTAPADLPAVGQERRSSMADMAATTDGATW; this is encoded by the coding sequence ATGACAGAGAACAGTGTCGAGACGTCCGCGATGGATCCGGCGACGGCCGGCTTCCTCAAGGCCCTGGCCAGTGAAACCCTTCAGAAGGTGATGCAGCAGTTCACCGGCGGGATCGAGTTGACGGTCGGCGAGATCGCGCAGCGGTGCGCACTGACGCCGTCGACCGCCTCGGAACACCTGAGCCTGCTGCACGGCGGTGGCCTGGTGGTCTCCCGCAAGGAAGGCAAGCAGGTCTATTACCGGGGGCCGACGGTGCCGCCTTGGCGAAGCGCGTCTCCACGCTCCAGGCGTATCTGGCGCGCTGCTGCCCGCCCGACTGCGCCGGCTGACCTGCCGGCCGTTGGTCAGGAGCGCAGGTCGAGCATGGCGGACATGGCCGCCACAACGGACGGCGCGACCTGGTAG
- a CDS encoding flavin-containing monooxygenase, with protein MHHADLVVIGAGQSGLATPALALRHGFTRVLVVGVAAEPGGSWPRYYDSLTLFSPARHSSLPGMRFPGAPDRYPRRDEVVGYLRDYARRLSADIRTSTTVTSVTRQDGIWSVRAEDGREFTARAVIAATGDYGTPFVPDVPGQADFGGRILHAAGYHSPDAFAGLRVVVVGGSNSAIQIAAELGSLADTTLATRRPIGWKPQRPLGRELHW; from the coding sequence ATGCATCATGCCGATCTCGTCGTCATCGGTGCCGGGCAGTCCGGCCTGGCCACCCCGGCCCTCGCCCTGCGCCACGGCTTCACCCGCGTTCTGGTGGTGGGGGTCGCGGCGGAGCCGGGCGGGTCCTGGCCGCGCTACTACGACAGCCTCACCCTGTTCTCCCCGGCCCGGCACTCGTCCCTGCCCGGGATGCGCTTCCCCGGCGCCCCGGACCGATACCCCCGGCGGGACGAAGTGGTGGGCTACCTGCGCGACTACGCCCGCCGCCTGTCCGCCGACATCCGTACCTCGACGACCGTCACCTCCGTGACACGCCAGGACGGCATCTGGTCCGTACGGGCCGAGGACGGGCGGGAGTTCACCGCTCGGGCGGTCATCGCCGCGACCGGTGACTACGGCACACCCTTCGTTCCGGATGTTCCCGGGCAGGCGGACTTCGGCGGCCGGATCCTGCACGCCGCCGGCTACCACAGCCCGGACGCTTTCGCCGGGCTGCGGGTCGTCGTGGTCGGCGGGAGCAATTCCGCGATCCAGATCGCCGCCGAGCTCGGCTCGCTCGCCGACACCACCCTGGCCACCCGGCGCCCGATCGGATGGAAACCCCAGCGCCCGCTGGGCCGGGAGCTGCACTGGTGA
- the arsB gene encoding ACR3 family arsenite efflux transporter — protein MEGTTKAPAADQAGGGDDSIVRKLPTLDRYLAVWILLAMAVGLGLGRLIPGMNDALAKIEIGGISLPIALGLLVMMYPVLAKVRYDRLDTVTGDRKLMVSSLVINWIVGPAVMFALAWIFLPDLPEYRTGLIIVGLARCIAMVIIWNDLACGDREAAAVLVAVNSVFQVIAFGLLGWFYLDLLPRWLNLGDGQGLDVSVWHIALNVIIFLGIPLLAGFLTRRIGEQKMGRENYDAKFLPKIGPWALYGLLFTIVILFALQGKTITSQPLDVVRIALPLLVYFAIMFFGTFLLGKALGLAYDRTATLAFTAAGNNFELAIAVAIATFGVTSGQALSGVVGPLIEVPVLIGLVYVSLAWRKKFTPGALTTPGRDD, from the coding sequence ATCGAGGGCACCACGAAGGCCCCTGCTGCGGACCAGGCTGGGGGAGGGGACGACTCGATCGTCAGGAAGCTCCCCACCCTCGACCGGTATCTCGCGGTGTGGATCCTGCTCGCCATGGCCGTCGGCCTGGGCCTGGGGCGGCTGATCCCCGGGATGAACGACGCGCTGGCGAAGATCGAGATCGGCGGGATCTCCCTGCCGATCGCGCTCGGCCTGCTCGTCATGATGTACCCGGTCCTGGCCAAGGTCCGCTACGACAGGCTCGACACCGTCACCGGCGACCGCAAGCTGATGGTGTCCTCGCTGGTCATCAACTGGATCGTCGGCCCGGCAGTCATGTTCGCGCTGGCGTGGATCTTCCTGCCGGACCTGCCCGAGTACCGCACCGGATTGATCATCGTCGGCCTCGCGCGCTGCATCGCCATGGTCATCATCTGGAACGACCTTGCCTGCGGCGACCGCGAAGCAGCCGCCGTCCTCGTCGCCGTCAACTCCGTGTTCCAGGTCATCGCGTTCGGCCTGCTCGGCTGGTTCTACCTCGACCTGCTGCCCCGGTGGCTGAACCTCGGAGACGGCCAGGGCCTGGACGTCTCCGTCTGGCACATCGCGCTGAACGTCATCATCTTCCTCGGCATCCCGCTGCTGGCCGGCTTCCTCACCCGCCGCATCGGCGAGCAGAAGATGGGCCGCGAGAACTACGACGCGAAGTTCCTGCCGAAGATCGGCCCCTGGGCCCTGTACGGGCTGCTCTTCACGATCGTCATCCTGTTCGCCCTCCAGGGGAAGACGATCACCTCGCAGCCCCTGGACGTGGTCCGGATCGCACTGCCGCTGCTTGTCTACTTTGCGATCATGTTCTTCGGCACCTTCCTGCTCGGCAAGGCCCTCGGCCTCGCCTACGACCGCACGGCCACCCTCGCGTTCACCGCGGCGGGCAACAACTTCGAACTGGCCATCGCCGTCGCCATCGCGACCTTCGGCGTCACCTCCGGCCAGGCCCTGTCCGGCGTCGTCGGCCCGCTCATCGAGGTACCCGTCCTGATCGGACTCGTGTACGTGTCGCTGGCCTGGCGCAAGAAGTTCACGCCCGGAGCACTTACCACCCCGGGAAGGGACGACTGA
- a CDS encoding ArsR/SmtB family transcription factor produces MLTSVDPDVIRVLGDPLRLKIVTLLARETLCTTHLVEETGAKQTNLSNHLKVLREAGLVETEPCGRFTYYKLKPEVLAGLSEQFAVLAESARTAGENKRACP; encoded by the coding sequence ATGCTGACTTCAGTCGATCCTGATGTGATCCGGGTGCTGGGCGATCCGCTCCGCCTGAAGATCGTGACCCTGCTGGCGCGCGAGACGCTCTGCACGACGCACCTGGTCGAGGAGACCGGGGCCAAGCAGACCAACCTCTCCAACCACCTGAAGGTCCTTCGCGAGGCCGGGCTGGTGGAGACCGAGCCATGCGGCCGCTTCACCTACTACAAGCTCAAGCCCGAGGTCCTGGCCGGTCTGTCCGAGCAGTTCGCCGTGCTGGCCGAGTCCGCCCGTACCGCCGGCGAGAACAAGAGGGCCTGCCCGTGA
- a CDS encoding arsenate reductase ArsC — translation MAESSGKPSVLFVCVHNAGRSQMAAAWLTHLAGDRVEVRSAGSDPGDTVNPAAVEAMAEAGIDISKETQKILTIDAVRESDVCITMGCGDTCPAFPGKRYLDWKLDDPAGQGVEAVRPIRDEIKALVQGLIAEIAPETTV, via the coding sequence ATGGCCGAGTCCTCCGGCAAGCCGTCCGTCCTGTTCGTCTGCGTCCACAACGCCGGCCGCTCCCAGATGGCCGCCGCCTGGCTGACCCACCTGGCCGGAGACCGCGTCGAGGTCCGCTCCGCCGGCTCCGACCCCGGCGACACCGTCAACCCAGCCGCCGTCGAAGCCATGGCCGAGGCCGGCATCGACATCTCCAAGGAGACGCAGAAGATCCTCACCATCGACGCCGTCCGCGAGTCCGACGTGTGCATCACCATGGGCTGCGGCGACACCTGCCCCGCCTTCCCCGGTAAGCGCTACCTCGACTGGAAGCTCGACGACCCCGCCGGACAGGGCGTCGAAGCCGTCCGCCCCATCCGCGACGAGATCAAGGCCCTCGTCCAGGGCCTGATCGCAGAAATCGCCCCGGAGACCACGGTGTGA